In the Aneurinibacillus soli genome, one interval contains:
- a CDS encoding CvfB family protein, protein MKLEAGTKEWARVERKAPFGYFVSIENTDVLLHESDVVEAPEIGDDITVYLYHDHQDRLAATQMEPHVLLGDFGWLEVVDIHPRMGAFLDNGIRKDVLLPADQLPELKSKWPKSGDRVYIQLEHDKQGRLLAVLGREEDFEEIAEPATPDLFNQDISGYVYKIIKIGAFIMTEGQHLAFLHRDETKEELRVGQLLEARVSKVRDDGRLNLSTKPRKEVSYSQDAEMIYAYVKQRGGRMPYTDKTAPDVILDKFGISKAAFKRALGKLMKERRVNQEDGWTYIAPGDTEQ, encoded by the coding sequence ATGAAATTAGAAGCAGGAACGAAAGAATGGGCACGGGTTGAGCGGAAAGCGCCGTTCGGCTACTTTGTGTCAATTGAAAATACAGATGTACTATTGCACGAGAGCGATGTTGTGGAAGCGCCAGAGATTGGTGATGACATTACGGTGTACTTGTATCATGACCACCAGGATCGACTGGCAGCTACACAAATGGAGCCACATGTGCTGCTGGGGGATTTCGGATGGCTTGAAGTCGTTGACATTCACCCGCGCATGGGGGCGTTTCTCGATAATGGCATCCGCAAAGATGTGCTTCTCCCGGCCGATCAGCTGCCAGAGCTCAAAAGCAAATGGCCGAAGTCGGGGGATCGGGTATACATCCAGCTTGAGCATGACAAGCAGGGTCGCTTGCTTGCTGTGCTGGGCCGGGAAGAAGATTTTGAAGAGATTGCAGAGCCAGCCACACCTGATTTATTCAATCAGGACATTAGCGGCTATGTGTACAAAATCATTAAAATCGGTGCGTTCATTATGACGGAAGGACAACACCTGGCATTCCTGCATCGGGACGAAACGAAGGAAGAATTGCGTGTCGGTCAGTTGCTTGAGGCACGCGTGTCTAAAGTACGGGACGATGGGCGGCTGAATCTGTCCACCAAACCGCGCAAGGAAGTGAGCTACAGCCAGGATGCCGAGATGATCTACGCGTATGTGAAGCAGCGTGGTGGACGTATGCCGTATACGGACAAGACGGCACCGGATGTCATTCTGGATAAGTTCGGCATTAGCAAAGCCGCTTTCAAACGTGCGCTCGGCAAGCTTATGAAAGAGCGTCGGGTGAATCAAGAAGATGGCTGGACGTACATAGCACCAGGCGATACAGAACAATAA
- a CDS encoding sensor histidine kinase, whose amino-acid sequence MKLNQRLWLLITSGIVFTVLMSYGLTEYLYEKLYVQQVESSLRYQGEQVAGMYKGGPLTGAFRQQAEKFNTVSGAEIYVTENQRELGACLPFEVEYNALITEEERGRLLTGKTVSKIGYEERFGRKIMAVIVPLLDNKRLAGIVYLYVPLATITEAFSEARYIVLATGGLFVLISMYAGLQIVTRLTKPLRAMEAAAGEMARGNFAARVDVGITDEVGRLGHALNHMASELAEVEQQRKEFLANVSHELRTPLSYIKGYSEAMIEGVVQAEDDKQRYVTLIHREAGRMQRLVHDLLDLARLEGETYPLTLRPLPLAQLVEDTLEKFCPFLEEKSAQLTMELDPDMIVIGDLDRLEQVIHNLCDNALRHLPENGQLTVTLIMAEGGRCRLTVEDNGPGIPEGELARIGERFYRVDKARNRRNGGSGLGLSIVRQIVHLHGGTWTIESTVGTGTAVSIYLPLYEYEEPQS is encoded by the coding sequence TTGAAGCTGAATCAGAGGCTGTGGCTACTCATAACATCCGGCATTGTGTTCACCGTGCTAATGTCGTATGGGCTAACGGAGTATTTATATGAAAAGTTGTATGTCCAGCAGGTCGAATCATCGCTGCGCTATCAGGGGGAACAAGTGGCTGGGATGTATAAAGGAGGACCGTTGACGGGTGCATTTCGTCAGCAGGCGGAGAAGTTCAACACCGTATCAGGAGCAGAGATTTATGTAACCGAAAATCAACGTGAGCTTGGAGCTTGTCTGCCGTTTGAAGTGGAGTACAATGCCCTTATTACCGAGGAGGAGCGTGGACGACTTCTGACGGGAAAAACAGTAAGCAAGATCGGATATGAAGAGCGGTTTGGCCGGAAGATTATGGCGGTAATCGTGCCGCTTCTAGATAATAAGCGTCTTGCAGGGATTGTGTATTTGTACGTACCACTTGCGACGATTACTGAGGCGTTTAGTGAAGCGCGTTATATTGTGCTAGCGACAGGTGGATTGTTTGTCCTGATCTCGATGTATGCAGGCTTGCAAATCGTTACCCGTTTGACGAAGCCGTTGCGGGCGATGGAGGCAGCAGCGGGCGAGATGGCACGAGGCAATTTTGCTGCTCGTGTTGATGTTGGCATAACCGATGAAGTCGGCAGACTCGGCCATGCACTCAATCATATGGCGTCCGAACTTGCGGAAGTGGAACAGCAGCGCAAAGAATTCCTAGCAAATGTCTCACATGAACTTCGCACCCCGCTTAGCTACATCAAAGGATACAGCGAGGCGATGATCGAAGGAGTTGTGCAGGCAGAAGATGATAAGCAGCGGTATGTTACGCTCATTCACCGGGAGGCTGGACGCATGCAGCGACTTGTCCACGATCTGCTTGATCTTGCACGCCTTGAAGGAGAGACATATCCACTTACGCTGAGACCGCTCCCGCTGGCCCAACTGGTGGAGGATACACTGGAGAAATTTTGTCCATTTCTTGAAGAGAAGAGCGCGCAGTTGACGATGGAACTTGACCCGGATATGATCGTTATAGGGGATTTGGATCGGCTCGAACAGGTGATTCACAATTTGTGCGACAATGCACTGCGCCATCTTCCGGAAAACGGGCAGCTTACGGTAACGCTGATAATGGCGGAAGGTGGACGATGCCGACTCACGGTGGAAGACAATGGACCAGGCATTCCAGAGGGTGAGCTTGCTCGGATCGGTGAGCGGTTCTACCGTGTGGATAAGGCCCGCAATCGTCGAAATGGCGGGAGCGGTCTCGGACTGTCCATTGTGCGGCAGATTGTTCACCTGCACGGCGGAACATGGACCATCGAAAGTACAGTTGGAACAGGTACGGCGGTATCCATTTATTTGCCGCTGTATGAATATGAGGAACCACAATCGTAA
- a CDS encoding acetyl-CoA hydrolase/transferase family protein, with the protein MFSQRIRNEELRNRLVTAEEAATWIQNGMTLGLSGFTRAGDVKQVPRALVDRANKSGQPFKVNVYTGASMGSEIDAIMAEAGIVNIRLPFQADGQMRAKINGGEINYIDQHLSHTSEAIRSGSIPPIDVAIVEAVAVTEDGGIIPSTSVGNSAIFAEYAKEIIIELNLRQSPALEGIHDIYTPGKQGERGPIPLTQVDQRIGTTAIHVDPSKIKGIVVTDEADSPSTIVPPDEETAQIAAHLLELLRAEVAAGRLSNTLAPMQSGIGSVANAVFHGFLDSEFTDLEVYSEVLQDAVFDLLDAGKIRFASGCSITLSPEKSDQVMRDLEKYKDRLLLRPQEISNHPEIVRRLGLIAINTALEFDIYGNVNSTHVMGTNMMNGIGGSGDFARNSRLGIFVTKSTAKGGAISSVVPFVSHVDHTEHDVDIVVTEQGIADLRGLAPRQRAQSIIDNCAHPMYRPQLQAYFDEACQRGGQTPHVLEKAFSFHDRFRETRSMLEQVEEKQLVTK; encoded by the coding sequence ATGTTTTCTCAACGAATTCGCAACGAAGAATTGCGCAATCGTCTTGTCACAGCAGAAGAAGCTGCTACGTGGATTCAAAATGGTATGACACTCGGATTGAGCGGTTTTACCCGCGCCGGAGATGTTAAGCAGGTTCCACGTGCGCTGGTAGATCGTGCTAACAAGAGTGGACAGCCATTCAAAGTTAATGTATATACAGGAGCATCAATGGGATCTGAGATTGATGCGATTATGGCCGAAGCTGGCATCGTGAACATTCGCTTGCCATTTCAGGCAGATGGTCAGATGCGTGCGAAAATTAACGGTGGCGAAATTAACTACATCGACCAGCATTTGTCGCACACATCAGAGGCTATCCGTTCTGGCTCGATTCCACCGATTGATGTCGCAATTGTGGAAGCGGTTGCAGTTACGGAAGATGGAGGGATTATTCCGAGTACATCGGTCGGTAACTCGGCCATTTTTGCCGAATATGCCAAAGAAATCATTATTGAGTTAAACTTGCGTCAATCCCCGGCACTTGAAGGTATTCATGATATTTATACACCGGGCAAACAAGGGGAACGCGGACCGATTCCATTGACACAAGTAGATCAGCGTATTGGAACTACAGCCATTCATGTTGATCCATCTAAGATCAAAGGCATTGTCGTAACAGATGAAGCCGATTCACCATCGACAATCGTTCCGCCGGATGAAGAAACAGCACAAATCGCAGCGCACCTGCTTGAATTGTTGCGTGCAGAAGTAGCCGCAGGACGTTTGTCGAATACGCTTGCACCGATGCAGTCTGGAATCGGCTCTGTAGCAAACGCAGTATTCCATGGCTTCCTCGATTCAGAATTCACGGATCTGGAAGTGTATTCGGAAGTGCTGCAGGATGCGGTATTCGATCTGCTTGATGCCGGCAAAATCCGCTTTGCATCTGGCTGCTCGATTACGCTCTCACCGGAGAAGAGCGATCAGGTTATGCGCGATCTGGAGAAATACAAAGATCGTCTGTTGCTTCGCCCGCAGGAAATTTCGAATCACCCGGAAATCGTGCGTCGTCTCGGCTTGATCGCGATTAATACCGCACTTGAGTTCGATATTTATGGCAACGTGAACTCGACACACGTAATGGGTACAAATATGATGAATGGCATCGGCGGCTCTGGCGACTTCGCCCGCAACTCTCGCCTTGGTATTTTTGTTACTAAATCAACAGCAAAAGGCGGCGCGATCTCAAGTGTGGTACCATTCGTGTCACATGTGGACCATACAGAGCACGATGTTGACATCGTGGTAACAGAGCAGGGGATTGCGGATCTGCGCGGATTAGCTCCGCGTCAGCGTGCACAATCGATCATCGACAACTGTGCACATCCGATGTATCGCCCGCAGTTGCAGGCGTACTTCGATGAGGCATGTCAGCGCGGCGGTCAGACACCACATGTATTAGAGAAAGCTTTCTCTTTCCATGATCGGTTCCGCGAGACTCGCTCCATGCTTGAGCAGGTGGAAGAAAAACAGCTTGTTACTAAGTAA
- a CDS encoding ATP-dependent helicase: MMQHENGMDHMEPVPRGAGGASVPRALIADGLTSEQLVRSDEADALFFRALEGSGMYLNEAQIAAVRAVDGQVLINAGAGSGKTTVLTCRAAYLLLVRRVPPENIVLVTFTRQAARQMQERLRSIAGVTDGMVRRMITGTFHSLARTIYFHKLTEQPRMMSQKQKEYVLSQLTKEMATGEQYEPETLLALLAYLKNNLYVVGSEWNTRDVDGLKEDARRVLMRYEAYKRENNLIDYEDLITGCIETLAAHPTYREALQRRMTYIMVDEYQDTNIAQYEMIRQLSERASLCVVGDPDQAIYGWRGADPSIMLRFPQEYPNCTCITLDINYRSPAGVVGLGNAVIRHNEDRFEKELKVLPGAPGLPMYMTARSAEHEAECVLALITRLVESGEYAYPDIAVLYRTHSTARTLYEKLLLSDVPFTTHRDEPTFYERGTIRPVLDFLRLSVEPYSEQALSSILPCLYISRARYEKEIHVTAIQQGISYLEAIGHLEGLPAYQKRKLQERATWLASIARISPLQAIKEVRNDAGGGYDRFLGSEQDGAVTYHKEIIRDDLLELEEAARRFATVPEFLTYIDTIVAEKELHRKRQREQVALAGVTLQTVHAAKGLEYPVVIVLGAIDGVMPHSIAVDPDEKADFWLHKKTDVRWQEAVEEERRLAYVAVTRAKRDLYVSSPLYFRGRPAATSPFLLEAFTGRSHIASPATKEETKR; this comes from the coding sequence ATGATGCAGCATGAGAACGGAATGGATCATATGGAGCCGGTGCCGCGGGGAGCGGGCGGGGCGAGTGTGCCGCGAGCGCTTATAGCAGATGGACTGACATCCGAGCAGCTTGTTCGCTCTGACGAAGCGGACGCGCTTTTTTTTCGTGCGCTCGAGGGCAGTGGTATGTACTTGAATGAAGCGCAGATTGCCGCCGTTCGGGCCGTAGATGGACAAGTCTTAATCAATGCAGGGGCGGGTAGCGGCAAGACGACGGTGCTGACATGTCGGGCTGCGTATTTGCTGCTTGTACGCCGTGTTCCACCAGAAAACATTGTGCTTGTTACATTTACCCGCCAGGCGGCACGTCAGATGCAGGAGCGGTTGCGGAGCATTGCAGGCGTAACGGATGGAATGGTCCGCCGGATGATTACAGGCACGTTTCATTCGCTGGCACGGACGATTTACTTCCACAAGTTAACCGAGCAGCCACGCATGATGAGTCAGAAGCAGAAGGAATACGTGCTTTCTCAGTTGACGAAGGAGATGGCGACAGGAGAGCAATATGAGCCAGAGACATTGCTTGCGCTGCTTGCGTATTTGAAGAACAATCTGTATGTTGTGGGCAGTGAATGGAATACAAGAGACGTGGATGGGCTAAAAGAGGACGCCCGCCGCGTGCTTATGCGGTATGAAGCGTATAAGCGGGAAAATAATCTCATTGATTATGAAGATTTAATCACCGGCTGTATAGAAACACTTGCAGCACACCCAACGTATCGGGAAGCTTTGCAGCGGCGCATGACATATATCATGGTCGATGAATACCAGGATACGAACATCGCACAATATGAAATGATTCGTCAGCTTTCCGAGCGCGCCAGTCTATGTGTTGTGGGTGACCCTGATCAGGCCATTTACGGCTGGCGTGGCGCGGATCCGTCGATCATGTTACGCTTTCCACAAGAATATCCGAATTGTACATGCATTACGCTTGATATTAACTATCGTTCCCCGGCAGGAGTTGTTGGGCTTGGGAATGCGGTCATTCGCCATAACGAGGACCGCTTTGAGAAGGAGCTAAAAGTGCTGCCAGGTGCTCCGGGACTCCCGATGTATATGACAGCACGTTCGGCGGAGCATGAGGCGGAATGCGTATTAGCGCTCATTACCAGGCTGGTGGAGTCGGGAGAGTATGCCTACCCTGACATTGCGGTGCTGTATCGGACGCACAGCACGGCGCGGACGCTGTATGAGAAGCTTCTGCTTTCAGACGTGCCGTTTACTACGCATCGGGATGAACCAACCTTTTATGAACGCGGAACGATTCGACCGGTGCTCGACTTTCTCAGGCTCTCGGTTGAGCCGTACAGCGAGCAGGCGCTCTCTTCGATCCTGCCCTGTCTCTACATTAGCCGGGCGCGCTATGAGAAAGAAATTCATGTCACAGCGATTCAGCAAGGCATCTCCTATCTGGAGGCGATCGGACATCTAGAGGGGTTGCCTGCTTATCAGAAGCGCAAACTACAGGAGCGAGCGACATGGCTTGCAAGCATCGCCCGCATTAGTCCATTACAGGCGATTAAAGAAGTGCGCAACGATGCGGGCGGTGGCTATGACCGTTTTCTTGGTAGCGAGCAGGACGGAGCGGTTACGTATCATAAAGAAATCATTCGGGACGATCTTCTCGAACTGGAGGAGGCGGCACGCAGATTTGCGACAGTGCCAGAATTTCTCACCTATATTGACACCATTGTAGCGGAGAAAGAATTGCACAGGAAGCGCCAGCGCGAGCAGGTAGCACTAGCGGGCGTTACCTTGCAGACGGTTCATGCGGCCAAAGGGCTTGAATATCCAGTCGTGATCGTGCTCGGTGCCATTGATGGCGTAATGCCACATAGTATTGCGGTTGACCCGGATGAGAAGGCAGATTTCTGGCTTCATAAAAAAACAGACGTACGGTGGCAGGAAGCGGTGGAGGAAGAGCGCAGGCTTGCGTATGTTGCGGTTACACGGGCGAAGCGGGATCTCTACGTCAGCTCCCCGCTGTATTTCCGGGGACGCCCGGCGGCAACGTCGCCTTTTTTACTTGAGGCGTTTACCGGACGTTCGCACATTGCGAGCCCGGCTACAAAGGAGGAAACAAAACGATGA
- a CDS encoding GerMN domain-containing protein: MRLPYALLAAATVTIGLAGCTNTSNTPTNAPAPTTTNVPNTGTQTQADTDVNTQAPKATEPVQSDKLAVQKKHVELIFSDDNLMTQYKETHSISYEKEEDLPLLALKAWQKGPKSHKLVNLLPANVEIQSVKKDGNTAIVSLSSNVKQAANLGSTGEQFLMEQIATIMNQFGFKNTKIVLDGQATDTLLGHMDASTPTDPLTLSDVPQIK, translated from the coding sequence ATGCGTTTACCTTACGCTTTACTCGCCGCTGCGACCGTAACAATCGGACTGGCTGGCTGCACGAATACGTCCAATACACCAACAAATGCGCCAGCACCAACGACCACAAATGTACCGAACACCGGAACTCAGACACAAGCGGACACAGACGTGAATACGCAGGCTCCTAAAGCGACTGAGCCTGTGCAATCCGATAAATTGGCTGTTCAGAAAAAACATGTCGAGCTTATATTCAGTGATGATAATTTGATGACTCAATATAAAGAAACACATTCGATCTCCTATGAGAAAGAAGAGGATCTCCCGCTGCTTGCACTGAAAGCATGGCAGAAGGGGCCAAAAAGCCATAAGCTCGTTAATCTGCTCCCAGCTAATGTAGAGATCCAATCCGTGAAAAAAGACGGAAACACAGCGATCGTCAGCCTGTCCTCAAACGTGAAGCAGGCCGCTAATCTCGGGTCCACAGGTGAACAGTTCCTCATGGAACAAATCGCTACGATCATGAACCAGTTCGGGTTCAAGAATACAAAGATCGTCCTAGACGGTCAAGCAACGGATACGCTTCTCGGACACATGGATGCTTCCACTCCAACCGATCCGCTGACACTCTCCGACGTACCACAGATAAAATAA
- a CDS encoding LytTR family DNA-binding domain-containing protein has product MDQSSVHSIVQAISQTLPQEASIAIADESKFIYYQPSRMIDLKIKPGDTVKEGTLTRRALSDKQKLAQYLEESVFGVPYYAMSTPIITHGQAEGCVTTIFPSSMQQIDRSLPRHHFLIGRGEDRWIPIPLFDIQFIESEKGKTFLHTERGVYLNKYSLIELERLLPSDRFIRCHRAYMVNVHSIMEIHPDFHSTFVLIMNDPTRSRVPVSQKYASVFRRMLGF; this is encoded by the coding sequence ATGGATCAATCATCGGTGCATTCGATTGTTCAAGCAATTAGCCAGACACTTCCCCAGGAAGCTTCCATTGCCATTGCAGACGAATCGAAATTTATTTATTACCAGCCGAGCCGGATGATCGATTTGAAGATCAAGCCGGGGGATACAGTTAAAGAAGGAACCCTTACACGCCGGGCCTTATCGGACAAGCAAAAGCTTGCTCAATACCTTGAGGAGAGCGTATTTGGTGTGCCGTATTATGCGATGAGCACCCCGATTATCACACACGGACAGGCAGAAGGATGTGTTACGACCATTTTTCCGTCTTCTATGCAGCAGATTGACCGTTCGTTACCGCGGCATCACTTTTTGATCGGGCGTGGAGAAGACCGGTGGATTCCGATTCCGCTGTTTGATATTCAGTTCATTGAATCGGAGAAGGGGAAGACGTTCTTGCACACGGAGCGCGGCGTGTATTTGAATAAATACAGCCTTATTGAGCTCGAACGACTGCTGCCATCTGATCGGTTTATACGCTGTCACCGTGCTTACATGGTGAATGTGCATTCGATTATGGAGATTCACCCGGATTTTCATTCCACGTTTGTACTGATCATGAATGACCCGACACGCAGCCGTGTGCCGGTTAGTCAGAAATATGCCAGTGTATTCCGGCGCATGCTGGGCTTTTAG
- a CDS encoding IS110 family RNA-guided transposase: MKHVVAFDVSMGKSYWVVYNADRHCEFEGEIRHTRSDFEGLHACMEKLIEQDGEQPSIVFEATGVYSRQLERFMQDHQYTYCLLNPLEAKLQSASMRMHKTDRSDAHRLALTHFTVSRREKEVPNDFFQQLKSLSRFYQELDGELSTLRNRMHKVIQLTFSELETIFTSRSELCLHVIQLFPHPDLVNGLSKTVIRNRILKSTDKKLSAGTAEKKAIQLLEAAQNSYPAVSATDVLCDQLRIYVKRYLEILRQREALIRQMEEMSMHREDYQVLLSFPGIGVNTAVRLLAEIGDIRRFDNPKQLNAFAGIDIRRFQSGKTFFQDKINKRGNKHLRKLLYLVIQNMIKQRRFGNNHLVEYYDKVKTQPYNKCHKVASIACVNKLLKCLFYLITHNQHYEYQCATRS, translated from the coding sequence ATGAAACATGTAGTCGCATTTGATGTAAGTATGGGAAAGAGCTATTGGGTGGTGTACAATGCCGACCGGCACTGTGAGTTTGAAGGAGAAATCCGGCATACCCGTTCCGATTTTGAAGGGTTGCATGCCTGCATGGAGAAGCTGATCGAGCAAGATGGGGAACAACCGTCCATTGTTTTCGAAGCTACGGGCGTATACTCCAGACAACTGGAACGCTTTATGCAAGATCATCAGTACACCTATTGCCTGTTAAACCCGCTTGAAGCCAAACTGCAGTCCGCTTCTATGCGGATGCATAAAACGGATCGAAGTGACGCTCATCGGCTGGCGTTGACTCATTTCACGGTCTCTCGAAGAGAAAAAGAAGTACCCAATGACTTCTTCCAGCAGCTAAAGTCTCTCTCTCGGTTTTACCAAGAATTAGACGGAGAACTTTCTACTCTTCGCAATCGGATGCATAAAGTCATTCAACTGACCTTTTCCGAACTGGAAACGATCTTTACAAGCCGATCGGAGCTCTGTTTACATGTCATTCAGTTATTTCCACATCCCGATCTCGTGAACGGTCTTTCCAAAACCGTAATCAGAAACCGGATTCTCAAGAGTACCGACAAAAAGTTATCGGCAGGTACCGCTGAGAAGAAAGCCATCCAGTTGCTTGAAGCCGCACAGAACTCGTATCCGGCGGTTTCCGCAACCGATGTTCTTTGTGACCAGCTACGCATCTATGTCAAACGTTATTTGGAGATTCTTCGCCAACGAGAAGCTCTGATTCGGCAAATGGAGGAAATGAGCATGCATCGAGAGGACTATCAAGTTCTTCTCAGCTTTCCGGGCATTGGGGTAAATACAGCGGTGCGTTTACTCGCCGAAATCGGAGACATCCGCCGCTTCGACAATCCGAAACAGCTCAACGCCTTTGCAGGGATTGATATCCGACGGTTCCAGTCCGGTAAAACCTTTTTCCAGGATAAAATCAATAAGCGCGGAAACAAGCACCTGCGTAAACTGCTTTACCTTGTCATTCAGAATATGATTAAACAGCGTCGTTTCGGGAACAACCATCTCGTTGAGTACTATGACAAAGTAAAAACGCAACCTTATAACAAGTGTCATAAAGTTGCGTCGATCGCTTGTGTAAATAAGCTCTTGAAGTGCCTCTTCTACCTTATTACACACAATCAGCACTATGAGTACCAGTGTGCCACCAGATCATAA
- a CDS encoding YheC/YheD family endospore coat-associated protein encodes MKVPYVGVLLNRAMYKGIPAGKTQTEVLAFYEEGGKLHGIKPCYFRLEDIQPGKSTLWAYVKKGEKYRRMIVPMPRVIHNRALYFSDGEKGKLNGLVKGNIAVFNRWNRYSKPYIQDLLWSDALLRPHLAHTVRGTVENLQTMMKKYRQLFIKPNSGSIGFGIMRLARQKNGWRLTYAAYENKKRIWRNVDFKNSIPALLRMKLHGGRYHIQRQLPLATYKERPFDLRVSVQKDATGHWQVTGMVGKAAPHGRFLSNVGQGGRVYPLSVLLTDHPKLEIKAVEKAVEVFALRVVYKLERSIEGLADVGLDIGITDGGTPLFIECNGRDQRYSFRNGKMIREWKATYANPMGYARYLLNRACEE; translated from the coding sequence ATGAAAGTTCCGTATGTAGGCGTCCTGCTGAATCGGGCGATGTACAAAGGGATTCCAGCAGGAAAGACACAGACTGAAGTCCTTGCGTTTTATGAAGAAGGAGGAAAGTTGCATGGCATAAAACCGTGTTACTTCCGGCTTGAGGATATACAGCCGGGAAAATCCACGTTATGGGCATACGTCAAGAAAGGCGAGAAATACCGCCGAATGATTGTGCCTATGCCTCGGGTCATTCACAATCGGGCACTTTATTTTTCAGATGGGGAGAAAGGGAAGCTGAATGGTCTTGTGAAAGGAAACATTGCTGTTTTTAATCGGTGGAACCGTTACAGCAAACCGTATATTCAGGATTTATTGTGGAGCGATGCTCTTCTGCGTCCGCATCTCGCTCATACAGTGCGGGGTACGGTAGAAAATTTGCAGACTATGATGAAGAAATACCGTCAGTTATTTATTAAGCCGAACAGCGGAAGCATCGGATTCGGCATTATGCGGCTTGCACGTCAAAAGAACGGTTGGCGGCTGACGTATGCTGCATATGAAAACAAAAAGCGAATCTGGAGAAATGTAGATTTTAAAAATTCGATCCCGGCTCTCCTTCGGATGAAGCTACATGGTGGGAGGTATCATATTCAGCGGCAGCTACCGCTTGCCACGTATAAGGAGAGACCGTTCGATCTACGGGTGTCCGTGCAGAAAGACGCGACTGGACACTGGCAGGTAACAGGAATGGTAGGTAAGGCTGCTCCGCATGGCCGATTTTTAAGCAATGTCGGGCAGGGCGGACGGGTATATCCCTTGTCTGTTCTGCTGACCGATCATCCGAAGCTTGAAATTAAAGCGGTCGAGAAAGCGGTCGAGGTATTTGCGCTGCGTGTAGTCTATAAGCTGGAACGTTCGATTGAGGGTCTAGCAGATGTGGGGCTTGATATCGGGATTACGGATGGAGGGACCCCGCTTTTCATTGAATGTAACGGACGCGATCAGAGGTACAGCTTCCGTAACGGAAAAATGATCCGGGAGTGGAAGGCAACGTATGCCAATCCGATGGGATACGCACGCTATTTGCTCAACCGTGCATGTGAGGAGTAA
- a CDS encoding FixH family protein, with product MMKQYVWIRRALLLVFLLVALVGCSANNAPQPGTNAEPAPIEVEFQTKTWAPKVGETLTFKLVVTQKGKPLDNPDKVYVELWKDKQRENHETVQPKKVGAGLYELKQTYKEPGTYYLMYHVEAGEVHEMSKRKVVVK from the coding sequence ATGATGAAACAGTACGTATGGATCAGACGAGCACTGCTACTTGTTTTTCTGCTGGTAGCACTTGTGGGCTGCTCGGCAAACAATGCGCCGCAGCCAGGCACGAACGCGGAACCTGCGCCGATTGAAGTCGAATTCCAAACGAAGACATGGGCACCAAAAGTCGGGGAAACACTGACATTTAAGCTGGTCGTAACACAGAAAGGTAAGCCTTTGGATAATCCGGACAAAGTGTATGTGGAGCTCTGGAAAGACAAGCAGCGAGAAAATCATGAGACCGTTCAGCCGAAAAAAGTTGGAGCAGGTCTATATGAATTGAAACAGACGTATAAGGAGCCAGGCACTTATTATTTGATGTATCATGTTGAAGCAGGCGAAGTGCATGAGATGTCAAAGCGAAAAGTTGTAGTGAAGTAA